In a single window of the Nocardioides sp. L-11A genome:
- a CDS encoding D-arabinono-1,4-lactone oxidase, translating into MRWSNWYGNQTCTPAEVVRPRAEDEVVAAVERAVRDGRVVRAAGSGHSNVALVPTDGQVVDLRDLSGLVGVDRESRQVRVRAGTRIHDLGPLLWEHGLGLVNQGDIDGQQIAGAVATGTHGTGRHLGSLSSAVVGARVVRGDGSVVSVDASTPEWLRAVRTSLGALGVITELTLQVADAYCLAAELVPCTFAELVDSWRERLARHRHFLCYWFPSPAAASAWFTFDPPLGDDTVLIRTMDQLPADAVAQETPRRIDRAYRVFADPCEPTFHELEFMVPVDQAIDALGELRAMLRSRHPEHPLPLEVRFVAADDAHLSPFAGRASCAISVSGVMGEDNAEVFADCARVFAQFRGRPHWGKWHPYDAADLSRLYPEWDAFRTVRAAFDPGGTFTNPYLEQLLGPIGSGAAR; encoded by the coding sequence ATGCGATGGTCCAACTGGTACGGCAACCAGACCTGCACACCGGCCGAGGTGGTGCGCCCACGCGCCGAGGACGAGGTGGTCGCCGCCGTGGAGCGGGCGGTCCGGGACGGACGGGTCGTGCGGGCGGCCGGCTCCGGCCACTCCAATGTCGCGCTGGTGCCCACCGACGGCCAGGTCGTCGACCTGCGCGACCTGTCCGGGCTGGTCGGCGTCGACCGGGAGTCCCGGCAGGTGCGGGTGCGAGCCGGCACCCGCATCCACGACCTGGGCCCGTTGCTGTGGGAGCACGGCCTCGGCCTGGTCAACCAGGGCGACATCGACGGGCAGCAGATCGCGGGCGCGGTCGCGACCGGCACGCACGGCACGGGCCGGCACCTGGGATCCCTGTCGAGTGCCGTCGTCGGGGCTCGCGTGGTACGGGGCGACGGCAGTGTGGTGTCGGTCGACGCGTCGACGCCGGAGTGGCTGCGCGCCGTCCGGACCTCGCTGGGCGCCCTCGGCGTCATCACCGAGCTGACCCTCCAGGTCGCCGATGCCTACTGCCTGGCCGCCGAGCTCGTGCCCTGCACCTTCGCGGAGCTGGTGGACTCGTGGCGCGAGCGGCTGGCGCGGCACCGCCACTTCCTCTGCTACTGGTTCCCGAGTCCGGCGGCGGCCTCGGCCTGGTTCACCTTCGACCCGCCCCTGGGCGACGACACGGTCCTGATCAGGACGATGGACCAGCTGCCGGCCGACGCCGTCGCGCAGGAGACGCCGCGCCGGATCGACCGCGCGTACCGGGTCTTCGCCGATCCCTGCGAGCCGACCTTCCACGAGCTCGAGTTCATGGTCCCCGTCGACCAGGCCATCGACGCCCTCGGTGAGCTGCGTGCGATGCTCCGCTCCCGCCACCCCGAGCATCCGCTGCCCCTGGAGGTGCGGTTCGTCGCCGCGGACGACGCCCACCTCAGCCCGTTCGCCGGGCGGGCGTCGTGCGCGATCTCGGTGTCCGGGGTGATGGGCGAGGACAACGCCGAGGTCTTCGCCGACTGCGCCCGCGTGTTCGCGCAGTTCCGCGGACGGCCGCACTGGGGCAAGTGGCATCCATACGACGCCGCCGACCTGTCCCGCCTCTATCCGGAGTGGGACGCCTTCCGCACCGT